The Stenotrophomonas indicatrix DNA segment TAGCGGAAGGTGCCTTCGGCGGTTACCGCGCGGATCTTCACCGGCACTTCCAGCAGGTGCGGCGGCTGGCCATCGTCGCGTGGCACCGCCACGTCACTGTCCAGGCGCAGATTGCGCACGTCGGGCAGCAGGCGCAATACGGCGTCGTCAGCATGGCGCGGGTCGGCCGGGGCATAGGCCCAGGCCGCATCGCTGCGCGCCTTGTTCTGGTTGAGCAGGTCGAGCATGTAGCGGTTGAGCATTCCCGCGGGCGATTCGCTGCCGATGGCAACGGCGCCATACAGCGGGTCGATGGCGATCGCGTCGACTGTAGCTGCTTCCGATGCCGCCTTCGTCGTTTGCACGGCAGGGGCGGTTGCAGCGGCGGCTGAGTCCGAGGTGGCGGATTCGGTTGGAGGGGGTGGGTTGGAACACCCCACCACAAGCAGTGGGATCAACAAGGAAATAAAACCGCGCATGTCTGCCTCCTCCCCGAGGCGACCTGGAAGGCGGCAGTGTAGCGGTCGGGGGCGGCTCAGCGCGAAGAGGGAAGCTGCTCCAATGCATCCAATGCCGGCAGCACCTGTGCGGCGATCGCCGCCAGCGCATGGCCGTCTGTGTCGGCATAGCGCTGCACGATGTCACGCAGCAACTGGGTGGCCACCACCAGGGTGGCACGCTCATCGCCGCTCAGGCCGGCCGTGCGCGGGGCTGATTCCAGCAGGCGCATCAGGTCGCGGCTGGCGCGATGTTCCAGTTCGATGGTGCAGCGCCCGGTGCACTGGTGCCCGTCCTTTTCGATCGGGGTCACCGAGATCCGGTAGCGGGTGGAGGGGCTGGCCATGGGGGTGCTCGCGCTGGTGGGGAGGAATGTGTCCACCTTAGGCAAGGCATTGGCCGGCGGCGATGGCCGGGGCTGCACGCAGTGTTCCACCCGGTTCGTTGCTGCACTGGAAAAACAGCGGTGAGGCCATGGGCGACGGGCCTGTGCAGGTGATTGCGTGGGCGCGGGAAACGCTGTGTTGCGGGGTCGCAGGGAACGGCATCCACGCGTGGCGTGGATCTACTGCAGTGCGTGCGTGGGTGCGGGCAAAAAAAAACGGGACGGCCAAGGCCGTCCCGTCAGGTATCCGCTGCAGGGCGCGCGCTTAGAGCGCAGCGTCCTTGAGCTTCTTCAGCGGGCGAACCTTGAGCTTGGTGGTGGCCGGCTTGGCGGCGAACCACTGCTCTTCCTTGGTGAACGGGTTGATGCCCTTGCGCTTCGGCTTGGCCGGCACATTGACGGTGCTGATCTTCAGCAGGCCCGGCAGGGTGAACGAGCCTGCGCCCTTCTTGTGCACCGAAGCGGCGACAGCGCCTTCCAGCGAGGCCAGCACAGCGCGGACGTCCTTGGCGACAACGCCGGAGACTTCAGCGATGTGTGCAACCAGGCCCGACTTGGTCAGCACTTCCTTGATCGGCTTCGGAGCGGCCGGCTTGGCGGCTGCCTTCGTCGCGACTTTCTTCACTGCCTTCTTCGGGGCAGCCTTCTTAGCGGTCTTTGCCATGGTTTCCTGTTCCGTGAACGGTTGGTTGTTTGGTCGGCGCCGAACCCCGTCGGCAAGCGCAATGTAGGGCAACTCTCGGGCGCCGCCAATAGCCTGGAGCGCTGAAAGTGCATGTTTTTTCATATCCAGGCCGATTCAGTACATGGCCGGCAGTGGGGGAAGCAGGCGCCGTGGTGCACTGCATCGCGATGTCCTTGTTTTCGAATGGATGGGCGAAATGACTGAAAACAAGGGAAAAATCGTCGGATTGCTGGTGAAGAAGTGTCCACTCGCTGGCTCGGGACAGGCGCGCCGCATGCGGCGAGGCGACGCAGGGCTAACGCGGCGCGTGCCAGGGTATCGGTTCATCACAGCTACAACGGAGCAGGACATGGGAATCTCGCGACACGCTACGGCGCATTGGGAAGGCGACCTGAAGTCGGGCAAGGGCCAGTTGAGCACGCCGCAGAGTGGTCTTCTGGACAAAACCCGCTACGGCTTCAACAGCCGCTTTGGTGATGAAAAGGGCACCAATCCCGAAGAATTGATCGCCGCCGCGCACGCCGGTTGCTTCACCATGGCGCTGTCGGCCAAGCTCGGCGAAGCCGGTTTCACCCCGACCTCGCTGGATACCGAAGCCAAGGTCGATCTGTCGATGGAAGGCGGCCCGCAGCTGTCGCAGATCCGGCTGAAAGTGAAGGCGGTGGTGCCGGGAATCGATGCGACCCAGTTCCGTGCGATTGCCGATGACGCCAAGCAGAACTGCCCGGTTTCGAAGGCACTGAGCGCAGTGCCGATCAGTCTGGAAGCTGAGCTGGGCTGAGAAGGCGGTAGCGCCGGGCCATGCCCGGCGAGCGCAGCGGAAAGACGCCGGGCATGGCCCCGGCGCTACGGCGTGTGGGCAGTCACCAGTCGATGGTGCCGGAAATCACCGTCTGCACCTGTCCACCGGACCAGACCTCGCCGTCTTCATCGACCAACAGGGTCAGGCGCGCATCGTGGCCGACTTCGCGGCCTTGGCTGACTTCGAAGGGCTGGCGGCCGCGCGGCAGGGCATCGCGCAGGTCCAACCAAGCCGCCAGCACGGCGTTGGCCGCGCCTGAAGCAGCATCCTCGAAGCGGCGTCCATTGCCGACGAAGGCGCGTACGGCCAGGTCGTAACCTTCGCTGCCATCGGCAAAGGCATAGGCAAACACGCCCATGCTGTCAGTCGATTCGGCCAGCGTGGCGATCGCATCCCAGTCTGGGTTCAGGGCGCGCAACGCTGCCTCATCCGCGACCTGTACGACCCACCAGCTGCGGCCGCCCTGCATGCGGGCCGGCGGCAGCGCACCCAGCGGCCAGCCCTGCAAGGCGGGCTGCAGGCGCGGATCGTTGGCTGCCGCGGTCTCGGCCAGCTGTGCACGCGGCGTACGGATGGCGATGCGCTGCTGTGCGCCTTCGCCGGTCACGCGCAGTGGCAGCGCCCCGGCGATGCCGTCCTGTATCAGTATCCCGTCGACCGGCATGGCGATGCCTGCCTGCAGCGCTGCATGGGCAGTGCCGACGCTGGGATGACCGGCGAACGGCACTTCCTTCTGCGGGCTGAACATGCGCAGCCGGTAGCTGGCGCCGGCGGCCTGCGGGGGGAACACGAAGGTCGTTTCAGGCAGGCGGGTCCAGCGGGCGATGGCCTGCATCGCCGCGTCGTCCAGGCCTTCGGCATCGAGCACGACAGCCAGCGGATTGCCAGCGCCCGGGCGCGGGGAAAACACATCCAGCTGCAGGAAACGGCGTGCGGACATCAGGCGGGGACTCCAGGAAACAGGCCGCATAGGGTAGCGCGGGGCCATGCCCCGCGAGCGCGCAGCGCGGCAGGCCGCCGGGCGTGGCCCGGCGCTACCAGCGGATGTGGCCGTCGATCACCGGCTGCACCTGACCACCGACCCATACCGTGCCCTGCACGTCGACGGTAACCTGGACGAGGCCGTCGCGGCCGACCTCGCGGCCCTGGCTGGCCACATAGCTCCCGTTCTTGCCGGGCAGGGCATTACGCTGCCGAAGCCAGGCGCCGATCAGCGCGTTGGCGCTGCCGGTCACCGGGTCTTCCGGCACGTTGGGCGCATCCGCAGGGCAGAACGCACGCACCACCAGATCATGGTCGGTACCGGGGTCGAGCGCGAACACGGCTACGCCGAGCGCATCGGTGGCCATGCTCCAATCGCGCAGGGCCGCCATGTCCGGTACCAGCGTGCGCACGGCGTCGGCATCGCGCAGCGGCAGCAGCCACCAGCGCGGGCCGTTTTCCCAGAGTTCGGCGCCTTGGCCCTCGGCGATGACGGCGCGCAGCGCTTCCGGGACGGCACCCGGTGCTGTCGGCAGCAGGCGCGCTGCTGGGCTGGCCAGCCGGATGGTGGGCGCGTTGGCCGGGCCCGTGACCTGCACCGGCAGCAGGCCGGCCGCGCATTGCTGTACCAGGGCCCCGTCGCGTGGCTGCACCAGGCCGCAGGCGACCGCTGCCCAGGCGGCACCCACGCTGGGATGGCCGGCAAAGGGCAGCTCGCTGGCAGGGGTGAAGATGCGGACGTGGTAGTCGGCGCCGGCAGCGGTGGGGCGCAGGAAGAACACGGTCTCGGACAGGTTCAGCCAGGCGGCCAGGGCCTGCATGCGGTCGGTGGACAGCCCATCCGCGTCGAACACGACACCGAGTGGGTTGCCGGTACCGGGGTGGTGGGCGAAGACATCGAGCTGCAGGTAGCGGTAGGCGGTCATTGACGGGTGTATTGGGCTTAGAATCGAAGGTTCCGCCCCCAAGGGCGGCTTCCCCACATTACACATAGCCTATCCATGTCAGCTTCCCCCCTTGTCGATCGTTGGATCGTACTGAAGTTCGGCGGCACCTCGGTGTCGCGTCGCCACCGTTGGGACACGATCGGGAAGCTGGCGAAAAAACGGGCCGAAGAAACCGGTTCGCGCGTTCTGGTGGTGGTTTCGGCGCTGTCCGGGGTCACCAATGAACTGACCGCGATTGCCGATGGCGCGCCGGACAGCCGCGATCGCGTGGCGGCGCTGGTCGAACGCCACCAGGCCTTCCTGGACGAGCTGGGCCTGGGCGCGGAGGTTCTGGCCGAGCGGCTGGCCGCGCTGCAGGGCCTGCTGGACGACCCGCGTGCGCCCAGCCGACCGCTGGACTGGCAGGCCGAAGTGCTGGGCCAGGGTGAACTGCTGTCGTCCAGCCTGGGCGCGGCCTATCTGCGTGCCAGCGGCCTGGATTTCGGCTGGATGGATGCGCGCCAGTGGCTGGACGCGCTGCCGCCGCAGCCGAACCAGAGCGACTGGTCGCAGCGCCTGTCGGTGAACTGCCAGTGGCGTGCCGATGCGGAATGGGCGCAGCGCTTCCGCGCCCAGCCCACGCGCCTGCTGATCACCCAGGGTTTCATCTCGCGTCATGCCGACGGTGGCACGGCCATTCTCGGTCGCGGCGGTTCGGATACCTCGGCGGCGTACTTTGGTGCGCTGCTCGGCGCGAGCCGCGTGGAGATCTGGACCGATGTGCCAGGCATGTTCAGCGCCAATCCCAAGGACGTGCCGGACGCGCGTCTGCTGACCCGCCTGGACTATTACGAAGCGCAGGAAATCGCCACCACCGGCGCCAAGGTGCTGCACCCGCGCTCGATCAAGCCGTGCCGCGATGCGGGCGTGCCGATGGCGATCCTCGATACCGAGCGCCCGGAACTGCCGGGTACCAGCATCGACGGCAACGCCGCGCCGGTGCCGGGCGTGAAGGCAATCAGCCGCCGCAACGGCATCGTGCTGGTGTCGATGGAAGGCATCGGCATGTGGCAGCAGGTCGGCTTCCTTGCCGATGTGTTCGGCCTGTTCAAGAAGCACGGCCTGTCGGTGGACCTGATCGGTTCGGCCGAGACCAACGTCACCGTGTCGCTGGACCCGTCCGAGAACCTGGTCAACACCGATGTGCTGGCCGCGCTGTCGGCGGATCTGTCGCAGATCTGCAAGGTCAAGGTGATCGTGCCGTGCGCGGCGATCACCCTGGTCGGCCTGGGCATGCGCTCGCTGCTGCACAAGCTGTCGGACGTGTGGGCGACCTTCGGTCGTGAGCGCGTGCACATGATCTCGCAGTCGTCCAACGACCTGAACCTGACCTTCGTCATCGACGAGGCCGATGCTGACGGCCTGCTGCCGATCCTGCACGCCGAGCTGATCGACAGCGGCGCGATGCCGGTGGAAGAGACCGAAGTGTTCGGCCCGCGCTGGCGCGAAATCGCCGGCACCGTGCGTCCGCGTGGTACGCCTTGGTGGCGCGGCCAGCGTGCGCACCTGCTGCAGCTGGCCGATGCCGGCACCCCGCGCTACGTCTACCACTTGCCCACTGTGCGGGCGCGTGCCCGTGCGCTGGCGGCGATCAAGCCGATCGACCAGCGTTATTACGCAATCAAGGCCAACAGCCATCCGGCCATCCTGCAGTTGCTGGAAGCCGAAGGTTTCGGCCTGGAGTGCGTGTCGCACGGTGAGTTGAAGCATGTGTTCCAGGCCATTCCGGAACTGTCGCCCAAGCGCGTGCTGTTCACCCCCAGCTTCTGCCCGCGCAGCGAGTACGAAGCGGCGTTCGCGCTGGGCGTGACCGTCACCGTCGACAACGTGGAAGCCCTGCAACGCTGGCCGGACCTGTTCCGCAACCGCGAGCTGTGGCTGCGCGTGGACCTGGGCCGTGGCGAAGGCCACCACGCCAAGGTCCGCACCGGTGGCAAGGACTCCAAGTTCGGCCTGCCGATCGCGCGCGTGGACGAGTTCGTGCGCGCGGCCACCGAGCTGGGCACCCGTGTGGTCGGCCTGCATGCGCACCTTGGCAGCGGCGTGGAAACCGCCCAGCACTGGCGCCTGATGTGTGACGAGCTGGCTGGCTTCGCGCGCCGTATCGGCAGCGTGCACACCATCGATATCGGTGGTGGCCTGCCGATTCCCTACAGCGACGAAGACGAGCCGTTCGACCTGGACGCCTGGGCCGAGGGCCTGGCCGAGGTCAAGGCGCTGCATCCGGCATTCCGCCTGGCGATCGAACCGGGCCGCTTCCTGGTGGCCGAATCGGGCGTGCTGCTGACCCATGCCACCCAGGTGGTGGAGAAGGACGGCGTACGCCGCGTCGGCCTGGATGCGGGCATGAACACGCTGATGCGCCCGGCCCTGTACGACGCCTGGCACGACATCGAAAACCTCAGCCGCCAGGGCGGTTACGCCGAAGCAGCGTTCGATGTGGTCGGCCCGATCTGCGAATCCAGCGATGTGTTCGGCAAGCGCCGCAAGCTGCCGGTGTCGACCGCGCCGGACGATGTGATGCTGATCGCCGACGCCGGTGCCTACGGCTATGTGATGTCCAACACCTACAACCAACGGGCGATGCCGCGCGAGGACGTGATCGAATGATCGCCGCCTTCCGCGCCCTGCACCCGCCCACCGACACGTCCCGCGCCTGCGCGCGGGCACGTGCCTGACCGTGCTTGAACTGGATTCACCATGACTGCTTTCGATAAACACCAGGTTTCCCGCTTCCGCTTCGTCCGCTGCGAATTCGCCGCGGACACCGGCGTGGCCAAGCTGGTCTACGCCTTCGATGACGGCCCGGAAATGGTGGAAACCGTTACCGTGCCCGGCGCCCCGTTCGTGCTGGAGCCGGCCCGTGCCGACGCCGTGCAGCGCGCGCTGCGGCTGCTGCACCTGATTGCCGGTGTGAGCTACTACAAGGCCGGTGTGCCCGATACGGTCAGCATCGACAGCTACAGCATCGATGCCGATACCGCTGCGTTGGTGGAGACCATCTATCTCAACGGCCTGGGTGAGTTCGCCTATCGCAACGGCCTGAACCTGCGTGGGCGCTTCCGCCTGCCGGTGCAGGGCGAAACGGTGCAGGCACCGGTGCTGGGCCTGCAGGCGCATGCGCTGGTGGCCATCGGTGGCGGCAAGGATTCGCTGGTCAGCATCGAAGCACTGCGTCGCGCCGGCGTGGACGAGACGGTGACCTGGATTGGTGGTTCGCAGTTGATCCGTGCCTGTGCCGAGCGCACCGGGCTGCCGACGCTGAATCTCGGTCGCGCGCTGGCGCCGGAGCTGTTCGAGCTCAACCGCCAGGGCGCATGGAACGGCCACATCCCGGTGACTGCGGTGAACTCGGCGATCATGGTGCTGGCTGCGCTGCTGCAGGGCGTGGACCAGGTGGTGTTCTCCAACGAACGTTCGGCCAGCTACGGCAGCCAGATTCCGGGCACCGGCGAGGTCAACCACCAGTGGTCGAAGGGCTGGGCGTTCGAGCAGGCCTTCGGCGTGTACGTGCAGAACCAGGTGGCCGCCGACCTGCAGTACTACTCGCTGCTGCGACCGATGTCGGAGCTGGCGGTGGCCCGCCAGTTCGCCAAGAGCGATTTCTACGACGCGCATTTCTCCAGCTGCAACCGCAACTTCCACATCCTTGGCGAGCGCCCGGTGAACCGCTGGTGCGGCGTCTGCCCGAAATGCCACTTCGTGTTCCTGGCGCTGGCCCCGTTCATGCCGAAGACCCGCCTGGTGCGCATCTTCGGCCGCAACCTGTTGGATGACATCGAGCAGGCCGGTGGCTTCGACGCGCTGCTGGAATTCCAGGACCACAAGCCGTTCGAATGCGTGGGCGAAGGCCGCGAATCCCGTGCGGCGATGGCGACCCTGGCGCAGCGCCCGGAGTGGAAGGAAGACGCGCTGGTGAAGCGTTTCTGCAATGAAATCCGACCGCAGCTGGATGCGGCCGAACTGGAGCTGGCACCGCTGATGCAGTTGCAGGGCGAACATCGTATTCCGGCGACGCTGTGGGAACGGGTGCGTGAAGATTTCGCAGCTTGAAGGCAAGCGCGTAGCGCTATGGGGCTGGGGGCGTGAGGGGCGTGCTGCGTTTGCAGTGCTGCGCGCGCGCCTGCCATCGCTTGGCCTGAGCCTGTTCTGCCCGGCCGGCGAGGTCGAGGCCGCACGTGCGGAAACGCAGGGCGCGCTGGATGTACGCGGCGAACCCACAGCCGAAGCGCTGGCTTCATTCGAGGTGGTGATCAAGTCGCCAGGGATCAGTCCGTATCTGTCGATCGCGTTGGCGGCGGCGGAGCAGGGTACCGTCTTCATTGGGGGCACGGCGTTGTGGTTTGCCGAACATGCCGATGCCGATGGCACCGTGCGCGACACGATCTGCGTGACCGGTACCAAGGGCAAGAGCACCACCACCGCGCTGATCGCGCACCTGCTGCGCGCAGCCGGGCGTCGCACCGGTCTGGTCGGCAACATCGGCCTACCGCTGCTGGAAGTGCTGGACCCGCAACCGGCGCCCGCGTACTGGGCGGTGGAGCTGTCCAGCTACCAGACCGGCGAGGTCGCGCGTAGTGGTGCGCACCCGCAGGTGGCCGTGGTGCTGAATCTGTTCCCGGAACATCTGGACTGGCACGGCAGCGAACAACGCTACATCGAAGACAAGCTGCAGCTGGTGACCGGCGCCGCACCGCGCGTTGCCGTGCTCAATGCCGCAGACCCGCACTTGGCCGCGCTGTCGCTGCCCGCCAGCGAGGTGGTCTGGTTCAACCAGCCGCAGGGCTGGCATATGCGCGGCGACATCGTCCATCGCGGCGAGCAGGCGGTGTTCGATACCCGCAATACGCCACTGCCGGGTCGACACAACCGCGGCAACCTGTGCGCGGTGCTGGCCGCACTGGAGGCGCTGGGCCTGGACGCGGTGGCGCTGGCGCCGGCCGTGCAGGATTTCCGACCGCTGCCGAACCGCCTGCAGCGGATTGGCGAGGCCGATGGCCTCACCTACATCAACGATTCGATCAGCACCACGCCGCATGCCAGCCTTGCGGCGCTGGAGTGCTTCGCCGGCCAGCGCATCGCGCTGCTGGTGGGCGGGCATGATCGTGGCCTGGACTGGACTGACTTCATGCAGCACATGGCGCATGACGTGCCGCCGGTGGAAATCGTGACCATGGGCAGCAACGGCCCGCGCATCCACGCGATGCTGCAGCCGTTGGCCGATGCCGGTCGCTTCGGCCTGCATGCGGCCGCTGATCTGCCTGATGCGGTGGCGCTGGCGCGTCGCGCACTGGGCCGGCAGGGTGGAGTGGTGCTGCTGTCGCCAGGGGCGCCGAGCTATGGCGCCTACCGGGATTACGTTGCACGCGGGCGGCATTTCGCCGAACTGGCCGGGTTCGACCCGGACACCATCAGCGCGATTCCGGGGATCGGGATCGGCTGAGGGGTCGGATCCCTTTCCGCAGGAAAGGGCTCTGACCCCAACGGGATACCGCGTGAATCCATCCACGCATGGCGTGGATCTACTGTAGAGCCGAGCCCACGCTCGGCTGCCTTCATTCGTCTTCGTTGATGAACGCGTAATCGCGATCAATCAACTGCTGCAGGTACGCATCAAAGCTGGGGGCGATCACCGCGTAGCTGTCCGGGTCGTGCAGGTAGCGCACCACCTGGCCGACGCTGCCGCCGGGTGCCGGGTCGAAATCCAGATACAGCATCGAGGTGCCGCCGTTGTTCATGCAGTGCGAGAAACACAGGCGACAGCTCATCGGCAGGTCGGCATCGATGCCGGCACCGAGGATCTCCGGTTCCTCTTCCAGCCACTCTTCGTAGATGGAGCGGATGCTGTCGTCCCACTGCCGCTGGTCTTCGAAGATCTGCGCGATGGAGCGCAGGTAGTACGGGTAGTCGCCCACGTCCGAGCCGAGCATCAGCACGCAGACCTCGCCCTTCGGATAGTCGCGGAAGTGCGTGCCGTCCACGCGCGAAAGCAGCTCTACCAGGCTGTCGGGCACCTGCGGCCACTGCGCGCGCAGCCGTTGCAGGTCGGCCTCGCTGGCGCCTTCGGTCCACGCCCATTGCGGCGCATCGTCCTCGGGCAAGCGGGCGGTCAGTCCAGACAGAAAGCGTTCGACAAGATTCATGCAGAAAAGGAACGGAGGGGATCAGGTCGTATCCAACCACACCTGCGTCACGCCGCCAATGCAGAATGCGACGCGGGAGGGGTGAATACGGCTTAATCCCCTCCGTCCCCTTTTTCTGGAGCAGGCGCATGAACCGTTGGCGTTGCGGTGTGGCGATGGTACTGGGGCTGGCAGCGATGCCAGCGTGGGCGGCGATGAAGACGCAGCCGGTGGAGTGGAAGCACCAGGGCACGACCTTCAGTGGCGTGCTGGTCTATGACGATGGAGATGCTGACAAGCGTCCCGGCCTGGTGATGGTGCCGAACTGGAAGGGCGTGAACGAATCGGCCATCGAGAAGGCCAAGCAACTGGCGGGCGATGACTACGTGGTGCTGGTGGCCGATGTGTACGGCAAGGGCGTGCGACCGAAGACCGATGCCGAGGCCGGGCCGGTGGCGACCAAGCTGCGCAATGACCGGCCACTGCTGCGGGCGCGGGCACTGGAGGCGGTGACCGTGCTGAAGGCGCAGGCGGGCAAGGCACCGCTGGACCCCAGCCGGATCGGCGCGGTGGGCTTCTGCTTCGGTGGCACCACGGTGCTGGAACTGGCCCGCGCCGGCGCGCCGCTGGCGGGCGTGGTCAGCCTGCATGGCGGGCTCGGGTCGCCCTTGCCGGCCCAGGCCGGCGGCAGCCATCCGTCGGTGCTGGTGTTGAACGGTGCCGACGACAGGAGCGTGACCGCCGAGGATATCGGCAGCTTCCAGAAGGAAATGGATGCGGCCAAGGTGGACTGGGAGTTCACCAACTACAGCGGTGCGGTGCACTGCTTTGCCGAGCGTGATGCCAACAGCCCGCCGGGCTGCCAGTACAACGAGCGTGCAGCGAAGCGGGCCTGGAAGGCGCTGGATGAGTTCTTCGAGGAGCGTTTCATGTAGTGCCGACCAACGGTCGGCACCCACCGATGTTTCCGTGCCGACCGTTGGTCGGCACTCCTTCATCAATGCGAGCGCTGTACCGCGTAGCGGGCCAGGCCGCGCAGGGCGGCGACGGCATCGTTGTCGGCCAGGCCGTCGAGCGCGCGCTCGGCGGCTTCGGCATATTCCTCGGCACGACGGCGGCTGTAGTCCAGGCCACCGGTGGCGTGGATCGCGGCCAGCACTTCCGGCATTGCCGAGGCGTCGCCGTTCTGCACGATCGCGCGCAGGCGCTGGCGGGTGGCCTCGTCCGAATGGGCCATCGCGTGGATCAGCGGCAGCGTGGCCTTGCCCTCGGCCAGGTCGTCACCGAGGTTCTTGCCCAGCTCGTCGGCGTTGGCCGAGTAGTCCAGCACGTCATCGGCGATCTGGAACGCGTAGCCCAGGTGCATGCCGTAGTCGTACAGGGCCTGCTGGGTGGCTTCATCGACGCCGCTGGCCAGTGCACCCAGGCGGGTACCTGCGGCGAACAGCACCGCAGTCTTGCGCTCGATCACGCGCAGGTAGGCCGCTTCGTCGGTGTCCGGGTTGTGCACGTGCAGCAGCTGCAGCACTTCGCCTTCGGCGATGCGGTTGGTGGTGTCGGCCAGGATCTGCATCACCGACATCCGGTCCAGCTCGACCATCAGCTGGAAGCTGCGCGAGTACAGGAAGTCACCCACCAGCACACTCGGCGCGTTGCCCCACAGCGCATTGGCGGTGCTGCGGCCGCGGCGCAGGCTGGATTCGTCCACCACGTCGTCGTGCAGCAGGGTGGAGGTGTGGATGAACTCGATGATCGCGGCCAGCTGGTGGTGCTCGGGGCCGGCGCCGCCGACCGCATGGCCGGCCAGCATCACCAGCATCGGCCGCAGGCGTTTGCCGCCCGCCGAAATGATGTGGTCGGCGATCTGGTTGATCAGCACCACATCCGAGGACAGCCGGCGGCGGATCAGGGCATCGACGGCAGCCATGTCGGCTGCGGCAAGCGACTGGATCTGGGACAGGCCCAGGGCGGGACGGGTGTCTTCGGTGATGGTCATGCGATCAGGCTTTCAGGCTCATCCCTGAT contains these protein-coding regions:
- a CDS encoding DUF3861 family protein, with the protein product MASPSTRYRISVTPIEKDGHQCTGRCTIELEHRASRDLMRLLESAPRTAGLSGDERATLVVATQLLRDIVQRYADTDGHALAAIAAQVLPALDALEQLPSSR
- a CDS encoding HU family DNA-binding protein — protein: MAKTAKKAAPKKAVKKVATKAAAKPAAPKPIKEVLTKSGLVAHIAEVSGVVAKDVRAVLASLEGAVAASVHKKGAGSFTLPGLLKISTVNVPAKPKRKGINPFTKEEQWFAAKPATTKLKVRPLKKLKDAAL
- a CDS encoding OsmC family protein; protein product: MGISRHATAHWEGDLKSGKGQLSTPQSGLLDKTRYGFNSRFGDEKGTNPEELIAAAHAGCFTMALSAKLGEAGFTPTSLDTEAKVDLSMEGGPQLSQIRLKVKAVVPGIDATQFRAIADDAKQNCPVSKALSAVPISLEAELG
- a CDS encoding PhzF family phenazine biosynthesis protein: MSARRFLQLDVFSPRPGAGNPLAVVLDAEGLDDAAMQAIARWTRLPETTFVFPPQAAGASYRLRMFSPQKEVPFAGHPSVGTAHAALQAGIAMPVDGILIQDGIAGALPLRVTGEGAQQRIAIRTPRAQLAETAAANDPRLQPALQGWPLGALPPARMQGGRSWWVVQVADEAALRALNPDWDAIATLAESTDSMGVFAYAFADGSEGYDLAVRAFVGNGRRFEDAASGAANAVLAAWLDLRDALPRGRQPFEVSQGREVGHDARLTLLVDEDGEVWSGGQVQTVISGTIDW
- a CDS encoding PhzF family phenazine biosynthesis protein translates to MTAYRYLQLDVFAHHPGTGNPLGVVFDADGLSTDRMQALAAWLNLSETVFFLRPTAAGADYHVRIFTPASELPFAGHPSVGAAWAAVACGLVQPRDGALVQQCAAGLLPVQVTGPANAPTIRLASPAARLLPTAPGAVPEALRAVIAEGQGAELWENGPRWWLLPLRDADAVRTLVPDMAALRDWSMATDALGVAVFALDPGTDHDLVVRAFCPADAPNVPEDPVTGSANALIGAWLRQRNALPGKNGSYVASQGREVGRDGLVQVTVDVQGTVWVGGQVQPVIDGHIRW
- a CDS encoding bifunctional aspartate kinase/diaminopimelate decarboxylase; protein product: MSASPLVDRWIVLKFGGTSVSRRHRWDTIGKLAKKRAEETGSRVLVVVSALSGVTNELTAIADGAPDSRDRVAALVERHQAFLDELGLGAEVLAERLAALQGLLDDPRAPSRPLDWQAEVLGQGELLSSSLGAAYLRASGLDFGWMDARQWLDALPPQPNQSDWSQRLSVNCQWRADAEWAQRFRAQPTRLLITQGFISRHADGGTAILGRGGSDTSAAYFGALLGASRVEIWTDVPGMFSANPKDVPDARLLTRLDYYEAQEIATTGAKVLHPRSIKPCRDAGVPMAILDTERPELPGTSIDGNAAPVPGVKAISRRNGIVLVSMEGIGMWQQVGFLADVFGLFKKHGLSVDLIGSAETNVTVSLDPSENLVNTDVLAALSADLSQICKVKVIVPCAAITLVGLGMRSLLHKLSDVWATFGRERVHMISQSSNDLNLTFVIDEADADGLLPILHAELIDSGAMPVEETEVFGPRWREIAGTVRPRGTPWWRGQRAHLLQLADAGTPRYVYHLPTVRARARALAAIKPIDQRYYAIKANSHPAILQLLEAEGFGLECVSHGELKHVFQAIPELSPKRVLFTPSFCPRSEYEAAFALGVTVTVDNVEALQRWPDLFRNRELWLRVDLGRGEGHHAKVRTGGKDSKFGLPIARVDEFVRAATELGTRVVGLHAHLGSGVETAQHWRLMCDELAGFARRIGSVHTIDIGGGLPIPYSDEDEPFDLDAWAEGLAEVKALHPAFRLAIEPGRFLVAESGVLLTHATQVVEKDGVRRVGLDAGMNTLMRPALYDAWHDIENLSRQGGYAEAAFDVVGPICESSDVFGKRRKLPVSTAPDDVMLIADAGAYGYVMSNTYNQRAMPREDVIE
- the murL gene encoding UDP-N-acetyl-alpha-D-muramoyl-L-alanyl-L-glutamate epimerase; its protein translation is MTAFDKHQVSRFRFVRCEFAADTGVAKLVYAFDDGPEMVETVTVPGAPFVLEPARADAVQRALRLLHLIAGVSYYKAGVPDTVSIDSYSIDADTAALVETIYLNGLGEFAYRNGLNLRGRFRLPVQGETVQAPVLGLQAHALVAIGGGKDSLVSIEALRRAGVDETVTWIGGSQLIRACAERTGLPTLNLGRALAPELFELNRQGAWNGHIPVTAVNSAIMVLAALLQGVDQVVFSNERSASYGSQIPGTGEVNHQWSKGWAFEQAFGVYVQNQVAADLQYYSLLRPMSELAVARQFAKSDFYDAHFSSCNRNFHILGERPVNRWCGVCPKCHFVFLALAPFMPKTRLVRIFGRNLLDDIEQAGGFDALLEFQDHKPFECVGEGRESRAAMATLAQRPEWKEDALVKRFCNEIRPQLDAAELELAPLMQLQGEHRIPATLWERVREDFAA
- the murD gene encoding UDP-N-acetylmuramoyl-L-alanine--D-glutamate ligase, giving the protein MKISQLEGKRVALWGWGREGRAAFAVLRARLPSLGLSLFCPAGEVEAARAETQGALDVRGEPTAEALASFEVVIKSPGISPYLSIALAAAEQGTVFIGGTALWFAEHADADGTVRDTICVTGTKGKSTTTALIAHLLRAAGRRTGLVGNIGLPLLEVLDPQPAPAYWAVELSSYQTGEVARSGAHPQVAVVLNLFPEHLDWHGSEQRYIEDKLQLVTGAAPRVAVLNAADPHLAALSLPASEVVWFNQPQGWHMRGDIVHRGEQAVFDTRNTPLPGRHNRGNLCAVLAALEALGLDAVALAPAVQDFRPLPNRLQRIGEADGLTYINDSISTTPHASLAALECFAGQRIALLVGGHDRGLDWTDFMQHMAHDVPPVEIVTMGSNGPRIHAMLQPLADAGRFGLHAAADLPDAVALARRALGRQGGVVLLSPGAPSYGAYRDYVARGRHFAELAGFDPDTISAIPGIGIG
- a CDS encoding SMI1/KNR4 family protein: MNLVERFLSGLTARLPEDDAPQWAWTEGASEADLQRLRAQWPQVPDSLVELLSRVDGTHFRDYPKGEVCVLMLGSDVGDYPYYLRSIAQIFEDQRQWDDSIRSIYEEWLEEEPEILGAGIDADLPMSCRLCFSHCMNNGGTSMLYLDFDPAPGGSVGQVVRYLHDPDSYAVIAPSFDAYLQQLIDRDYAFINEDE